In the Apteryx mantelli isolate bAptMan1 chromosome 1, bAptMan1.hap1, whole genome shotgun sequence genome, one interval contains:
- the LOC136991026 gene encoding olfactory receptor 52I2-like, giving the protein MASDRFHCPNSSSSSFILVGVPGLEAFHTWLGILFCSWYIVTLVGNGVVLLAIGLDNSLRSPMHCFLGMLAVIDLVMVTSTVPKMLSIFWLNSTETGYVACFVQMFLVHSTTAEESGVLLAMAFDRYVAICHPLKYETVLNRQTMVQIGLAILGRALLFMAPLTWMVTHLSYCRSCVVPHSYCEHVAVAKLACGDHRPSSLYSMAGSSLVVGMDMAFIAVSYGMIIKAAVEKKSCRKAFSTCGCHIYVMLLYYIPGMVSIYIQAFDSSVAAWAQVLLADLYLTLPTMLNPIIYSMRTKQIRQAVLKVVFSRKVHA; this is encoded by the coding sequence ATGGCTTCAGACCGCTTCCACTGCCCCAACAGCAGCTCTTCCTCTTTCATCCTGGTGGGTGTTCCTGGCCTGGAAGCTTTCCACACCTGGCTGGGCATCCTTTTCTGTTCATGGTATATCGTGACCTTGGTAGGAAATGGTGTGGTTTTGCTTGCCATTGGGCTGGATAACTCCCTGCGTAGCCCCATGCATTGCTTCCTGGGCATGCTAGCAGTCATCGATTTGGTGATGGTGACGTCCACTGTCCCCAAGATGCTGAGCATATTCTGGCTGAACTCTACCGAGACTGGTTACGTGGCCTGTTTTGTTCAGATGTTCCTTGTTCACTCCACAACAGCGGAGGAGTCGGGAGTGCTCCTGGCCATGGcctttgaccgctacgttgcaATCTGTCACCCTCTCAAGTACGAAACTGTCTTGAATCGCCAGACAATGGTCCAAATAGGCCTGGCCATTTTGGGGAGAGCTCTCCTCTTCATGGCTCCCTTGACATGGATGGTGACACATTTGTCTTACTGCCGTTCCTGTGTGGTTCCCCATTCGTACTGCGAGCATGTGGCCGTGGCAAAGCTGGCATGTGGAGACCACAGGCCCAGCAGCCTTTATAGCATGGCTGGATCTTCTCTTGTAGTAGGGATGGACATGGctttcattgctgtgtcttatggGATGATCATTAAAGCTGCCGTGGAAAAGAAATCATGCAGGAAGGCCTTCAGCACCTGTGGGTGTCATATCTACGTGATGCTGCTGTATTACATCCCTGGAATGGTCTCCATATATATACAGGCTTTTGACAGCAGTGTAGCTGCCTGGGCACAGGTTCTCCTGGCCGATCTCTACCTGACCCTCCCCACCATGCTGAACCCCATCATTTACAGCATGAGAACCAAGCAGATCCGTCAGGCAGTGCTGAAAGTGGTGTTTTCCAGGAAGGTTCACGCCTGA